The DNA region TCGTCGGTCTGTGGTTGCTGCTGACGGCGGCCTTTCTGGCCGCGGGCAGCACCTGGTTCGCGATAGCGGCGTTCTTCTTCGGGTTCGTGCAGGTGGTGAACATCACCGCGGGCGGCAGGCGGATGGGTCTGAAGGTCGCCCCGCGCTACGTCGGGCCGACGGTCGTCAGGCTCACCGACGACGCCCTCCACCTGAAGACGCCGGCCCTGGACCGCACCATTCCCTGGTCCTCGGTCAACAAGGTGGCGCACAACCCCGTGGCGTGGACGGTGCTGTCGCAGAAGGTGGGCACCCCGCCGCTCTCGGCGACGGTGCTCAAGGCGCCGTTCACCGAGGCGCAGCGCGCCGAGTTCGACGCTTTCCTGGCCCGCCTGCCCAAGGTGAGCCACAAGGGCCGCAGCACGAACGACCAGCTCGTGCGACCGGCCGCCGGATAGGCGAGTACAGCCGACCGCGGTGAACTCACCACATCCCAGCGATCGGAGGCCACTTGACGGGTCCGATGATGCCCAAGGTGTGCCGGTCGGGTTCGCCCTCTGGGGGCGACGGGTCTCCTGGATGGGCAGTTCCCCGTGTCGGAGCGACTGCAGCGCAACCAACTCGTGATCGATGAGTTCCGATCCGCCGGGCCTGGCGCCCCGGCCTGCGAGCATGGGCCCTCCGACACATCGAGCTGGGGGACCTCATGGAGCTACGGCAGCTGCGCTGCTTCGTCGCCGTCGCCGAGGAGCTGCACTTCGGCCGGGCCGCCGAGAAGCTGCTGCTCGGGCAGCCCGCCGTGAGCCAGCAGGTGCGGCGGCTGGAGCGGGAGTTGAAGGTCGAGCTGTTCGACCGCTCGCCCCGGTACGTCCGGCTGACGCCGGCGGGCGAGCGGTTCCTGCCGGCCGCCCGGAACGTCCTGGTGGCCGAGGACGCCGCCCGCGCCCTCGCCGCCGATCTGGCCGTGCCCGCCGTGCTGCGGCTCGGCACCGTCACCGGGCTCGGCGAGCGGCTCGACCTGATCCTGGACACCTACCAGCGGCAGGCCCCCGGGGTGCGCGTGGAGCTCCAGTCCGTCCCGGTGCGGGAGCGGCTGGCCCGGCTGTCGGACGGGCGCCTCGATGCCGCCTTCGTGCGCGGGGCGATCGCCGGGAGCAGCCCCGAGCTCCGCTTCCTGCCGGCCTGGGAGGACGAGTTGGTGCTCGCGCTGCCCGCCCGGCACGCCCTCGCCGACCGGTCCGAGGTCGATCTCGCGGACCTCGCCGACCTGCCGCTCCGGCTGATCGACCGTCGCGACAACCCGGCGCTGGTGGACCTGGTGCTGGGCGCTTGCGCGCAGGCCGGCTTCCGGCCGGTCCTCGGCCCGGCGCACGGCGCCCTGCAGGACACCCTGGCCTCGATCGGCACCGGAACCCCGATGTGGACGGTGGTGTACGCCGCCAACGCCCGGATGACGAACACCCACCGGGTCGCCTTCCGACCCTGCCGGACCAGGCTGGCGCTGCCGACCTCGATCGCCGTACGACGCTCCGCCCCGCTCCCCCGGCTACTCCTGGAAGCCTGCCGCAGAACACCCCCGACCTGGGACGATCAGGATTCGTGATCGCTGTCAGAGCGATTCGGGTCTGGGTGCGGGCGGCCGGATCGGGTGGACTGTTCTCAGCCGGGGAAACCGGCGGAAGAGCCGGGCGGAAGAGCCCGGCAGGACAACCCGTCAGGAGCCGAAGATGCCGATCGTCACCATTCAGCAGGGTCCGCGCGACGTCGAGCAGAAGCGCGAGCTGGTCAAGAAGGTCACCGAGGCCTTCGTGGAGGCCCTGGAGGTCCCCGCCGAGAGCGTGTTCGTGTGGATCCAGGAGTACCAGCCGGAGAACTGGGGCGCCGCCGGCAAGCTCACCGCCGACCGGTAGCCGCCGCAGGCCGGTCCCGGGCGTTGAGCGGGCCCGCCGGAGAAGTCCCGGCGGGCCCGCCCCCCGAGAAGACGGCCCGCGACCGCACGGAGCACCGGATCGGCTCCTCGCCCCCCGCAGTCCCGGCTGGCGAACTTTCTCGCCAATTCCGACCGCTTCGACCTCGACCCGCGCACGTTGCAACTCCCGCCGATCGACGGAACCAGCACCGGCGGGCTTCGGCTCGACGGCACGCCCGTTCCGGTCGAGATCCACCACAGCCTGGGCTGCCGCAGCGCACTCATCCCCCAACTCCCGGGCCAGGACGGCTATGTGATCGTCACGCGCCAGGCGAGCACTGGGCCGCCGTCACCGATCCGACCCTCCGCCCGCCGACGGACCTCCCGTCAGACTTCTGACCCGACATGGCCTGAACTCGACAACGCCGGACGAGGGATGGGGTTAGCCTGACGACATGGTTGCAAACTACAAGGAAGAAGTGGCCATGACCGACCAGGAGTTCGTCAGCGCACCCGCCTTGATCCTCCGGTCCCTTGCCTCCGACCCCCACCGGCGGGCCATCACCACCGCCGACGGCGTCGAGATCACCGCCGGCGACTTCGCCGCCGCCACCTACCGCCTCGCCCACGAGCTCCTGGCCCGGGGCATCAGCCGCGGCTCGACCGTCACGCTGCTCACCGGCAACACCCCCGAGGCGCTCAGCGCCCGCTACGCCGCGGGCCTGGCGGGCGCGCGGGTGGTCAACCTGTACGACGGGATGAGCGCCCCGGTCCTGGCCGAGATCACGGCCAGCGTGGACACCACCGTCCTGCTGGTGGACGCCGAACGCTACGCGCACGCCGCCGAGTTGCTCCCGCTGATCGACGTGCCGACCGTCCTCACCCTCGGCCCCGGGCCCGACGGCACCGACCGTACGGACGGCACCGGTCCCACCGGCATCGGCCAGGACGTGATCGCCGCCTCCGCCCACCGCCCCGCCACCGAGCCCGCCGTACCCATCGGCCCCGAGGACCACATCGGCATCCGCCACACCGGCGGCACCACCGGCATCCCCAAGGGCATCCTGAGCCTGCACGGCCCCTACCGCGACATGTTCGAGGTCGCCTTCGCCGGCCGCCCCGAGGACGAGCCGCCCCGCCTGCTCGCCGCCACCTCGCTCGCCCACCTCGCCGGCGTCCTCTGCGACGTGGCGCTCCAGCGCGGCGGCTCCGTCGTCCTCCAGCGCTCCTTCGAGCCCGGCGAGGTGCTCGCCGCGATCGAACGCGAACGCATCACCGACATGTGGGTGCTGCCCCCGCTGATCTACCAGCTGCTCGACCACCCGGCCATCGGCCGCACCGACCTGTCCAGCCTGCGGCGGCTCGACTACGGCGGCTGCGCCTCCTCCCCGACCCGGATCCGCGAGGCCGTCAAGGTGTTCGGGCCCGTCCTGGTCAGCCTCTACGGCATGTCGGAGGCGCAGAAGATCGCCGTCCTCACCCCCGCCGAGCACGCCCGGTTCGGCGAGGACGGTCCGCTCCCGGTCGGCCGACCCTTCCCCGACGTGGAGGTGGAGATCCGAGCCGCCGACGGCACCGTGCTGCCGAACGGCGAACAGGGCGAGGTGCACGTCCGCTCGGCCACCCTGATGGCCGGGTACTGGAAGCAGCCCGAGCTCACCGCGCAGGTGCTGCAGGGCGGTTGGCTGAACACCGGCGACATCGGCTACTTCGACGCGGACGGCTACCTCTACCTCGCCGACCGCCTCAAGGACCTGATCATCGTCGTCGGCGGCCACGTCTACCCCACCGAGATCGAGGACCTGCTGCTCACCCACCCGGCCATCGCCCAGTGCGCCGTCTACGGCGTCCGCGACGACCAGCAGGCCGAGCACGTCCACGTCGCCGTCGTCCCCGCCCAGGGGCAGCAGCCGCAGCTGGACGAGGTCCGCGCCTTCGTCACCGCCAACAAGGGCCGCATCTACGCCCCCGAGGCCCTGCACCTGGTGGAGGCCATCCCACTGACCTCGGTCGGCAAGCCGGACAAGAAGCGCCTCCGCGAGGCCTTCGCGGGCTGAGACCGCCCGGGCATCACCGAACCCCTACGGAACCCCGCCCGGATCGCCACCCGGTTTCACCCCAAGGCGGGGTTTGGCTCAATGGACCACCGGCCGGGTGCCGAGGAGCCAATGGGGGTGGCGGCGCTGAGGGCCGCCACCCCTCCCCCTCTCCTCCGCCCTCCCCTCTCCCCTCTCCCCGACGGCCGGTGTTCACCGCTCAGCAGCGGCGGCATCCAGGCAGCACTCCACGAAGTCCCGCACCACCGGGCTCCCGTCGTCCGCCGGGGACCAGGCCACCCCGATCCGGCTCGGGCTCACGCCGCTCACCGGCCGGTAGGTGATCCCCGGCCGGGCGTAGAAGCGGGCGGTGGACTCGGGGGCGAGAGCGATGCCGTAGCCGTTGGCGATGGCGCTCAGCCAGTCGTCCGGGTGCTCGACGACGGCGCCGAAGCGGACCGGGTGCCCCTCCCGCTCGTCGGCGGCGACCCAGTAGTCCCGCCAGCGGCCGGTCTCGGCCGGGGCCGCCACGAAGGGCTCGTCCCACAACGCACGGAACGGGACCACCTCCAGCGCGGCCAGCGGGTGCGCCGACGGCAGGGCGACCCAGCGCGGCTCGCTGAACAACTCGGCCACCCGCAGCCGCTCCTGCCCGGGGAACGGCAGCCGCAGCAGCGCCACGTCCGCCTCCCCGGCGGCCAGGCCCGCGGTCGGATCCGACCAGGCCGTGTGCCGCATCTCGACCCGCCAGCCCGGGTGGCGGGCGGTGAACCCGGCGACGATGCCCGGGGTCGCCTCGTTGGCGGCGCTGGCCAGGAAGCCGACCCGCAGCACCTGCTCCGCCCGGCTCGCCGCGCTCCTGGCCTCCCGCAGCACCGCGTCCCAGTCCGCCAGCAGCCCCGGCACCCGCGCCGCCAGGCTGCGTCCGGCCACGGTGAGCGCCATCCCGGCCCGGGACCGTACGAACAGCTGCACGCCGAGCAGGTTCTCCAGCTGCCGGATCTGCTTGGTCAGCGCGGGCTGGGAGACGTACAGCCGCTCCGCCGCGCGGGTCAGGCTGCCGTCCTCGGCGACGGCGGCGAAGGTGCGCAGCAGCCGGATGTCCACATCCATTCCTCCAGGTTATGGAAGCAGGTATTGGACGCAAGGGGAGCGCCCCGAAGAGGCTGGGTGGCGAGGCGGAACCCGTCCCGGCCCCGCCCCGATCCCCTAACCCGATCCCCCACCCCGATCCCCCCGCTCCGGCACGAAGGAAACCCCATGTCCAGCGCCCTGGTCATCGTGACCGCCCTCGCCATCGCCGCCAACGGCGGGATCGCCGCCGCCGACCTCGCCAGGGCCGAGTTCGTCCTGGCCAACTCCGCCGAGGTGAACGTCAAACCGGAGTGGGTCCCGTGGCTGGCCGCGCTCAAGCTGGCCGGGGTCGTCGGGCTGCTGATCGGCCTGGTCGCCTTCCCGCCGCTGGGCCTCGCGGCCGCGCTCGGGCTGGTGCTGTTCTACGTCGGGGCGGTGGTCACCCACGTCCGCGCCGGTGTCATCCACAACATCTACTTCCCCGCCGGCTACCTCGCCCTGGCCGTCGCGACCCTCGCCCTCACCCTCGCCCGCTGAGACCTCCGGGGGCCTACACCACCGCCGCGCACACCTTGGCGCCGCCGTCCAGCACGCCCACTCGGCGCCGTACCGGCCGCTGTGCGCCGGGCGGTCGGCCTGGACGGTGACGACGGCGGTGATCGCCATGATGACGTTGGCGGTCTTCGGCACCCGCCCGGCGGACACCTATGCATACTGCAACGAGCTCAGCCGTCAGTAGGTCACAACCACCGTCCGGGCACCGGGCACCACGCGGACCGACCCGTTCCGCACTCGCTACAGCTTCGCGAGGAACTCCCGTACGACGGCGGCGAGTTCGTCAGCCGCACCGATCGGCAGCAGGTGGTCGCCGGCCAGCTCGACGGCGACCGTGCCGGGGCGGCGGGTGACGGCCTCGGCGGCCTGCTCGGCCGGGATCACGCCCTCGGTGCCGCGCACCAGCAGGGCGGGGCAGTCGGTGGCC from Kitasatospora cathayae includes:
- a CDS encoding LysR family transcriptional regulator, translating into MELRQLRCFVAVAEELHFGRAAEKLLLGQPAVSQQVRRLERELKVELFDRSPRYVRLTPAGERFLPAARNVLVAEDAARALAADLAVPAVLRLGTVTGLGERLDLILDTYQRQAPGVRVELQSVPVRERLARLSDGRLDAAFVRGAIAGSSPELRFLPAWEDELVLALPARHALADRSEVDLADLADLPLRLIDRRDNPALVDLVLGACAQAGFRPVLGPAHGALQDTLASIGTGTPMWTVVYAANARMTNTHRVAFRPCRTRLALPTSIAVRRSAPLPRLLLEACRRTPPTWDDQDS
- the dmpI gene encoding 4-oxalocrotonate tautomerase DmpI, producing the protein MGWTVLSRGNRRKSRAEEPGRTTRQEPKMPIVTIQQGPRDVEQKRELVKKVTEAFVEALEVPAESVFVWIQEYQPENWGAAGKLTADR
- a CDS encoding DoxX family protein, with the translated sequence MSSALVIVTALAIAANGGIAAADLARAEFVLANSAEVNVKPEWVPWLAALKLAGVVGLLIGLVAFPPLGLAAALGLVLFYVGAVVTHVRAGVIHNIYFPAGYLALAVATLALTLAR
- a CDS encoding LysR family transcriptional regulator codes for the protein MDVDIRLLRTFAAVAEDGSLTRAAERLYVSQPALTKQIRQLENLLGVQLFVRSRAGMALTVAGRSLAARVPGLLADWDAVLREARSAASRAEQVLRVGFLASAANEATPGIVAGFTARHPGWRVEMRHTAWSDPTAGLAAGEADVALLRLPFPGQERLRVAELFSEPRWVALPSAHPLAALEVVPFRALWDEPFVAAPAETGRWRDYWVAADEREGHPVRFGAVVEHPDDWLSAIANGYGIALAPESTARFYARPGITYRPVSGVSPSRIGVAWSPADDGSPVVRDFVECCLDAAAAER
- a CDS encoding AMP-binding protein — protein: MVANYKEEVAMTDQEFVSAPALILRSLASDPHRRAITTADGVEITAGDFAAATYRLAHELLARGISRGSTVTLLTGNTPEALSARYAAGLAGARVVNLYDGMSAPVLAEITASVDTTVLLVDAERYAHAAELLPLIDVPTVLTLGPGPDGTDRTDGTGPTGIGQDVIAASAHRPATEPAVPIGPEDHIGIRHTGGTTGIPKGILSLHGPYRDMFEVAFAGRPEDEPPRLLAATSLAHLAGVLCDVALQRGGSVVLQRSFEPGEVLAAIERERITDMWVLPPLIYQLLDHPAIGRTDLSSLRRLDYGGCASSPTRIREAVKVFGPVLVSLYGMSEAQKIAVLTPAEHARFGEDGPLPVGRPFPDVEVEIRAADGTVLPNGEQGEVHVRSATLMAGYWKQPELTAQVLQGGWLNTGDIGYFDADGYLYLADRLKDLIIVVGGHVYPTEIEDLLLTHPAIAQCAVYGVRDDQQAEHVHVAVVPAQGQQPQLDEVRAFVTANKGRIYAPEALHLVEAIPLTSVGKPDKKRLREAFAG